A portion of the Sorghum bicolor chloroplast, complete genome genome contains these proteins:
- the rpl20 gene encoding ribosomal protein L20, whose translation MTRVPRGYIARRRRTKMRSFASNFRGAHLRLNRMITQQVRRAFVSSHRDRGRQKRDFRRLWITRINAATRVYNVFNSYSKLIHNLSKKELILNRKMLAQVAVSNPNNLYTISNKIRTIN comes from the coding sequence ATGACCAGAGTTCCGCGAGGATATATAGCTCGGAGACGACGAACAAAAATGCGTTCATTTGCCTCAAACTTTAGAGGGGCTCATTTAAGACTTAATCGAATGATTACTCAACAAGTAAGAAGAGCTTTTGTTTCTTCTCATCGAGATAGAGGCAGGCAAAAGAGGGATTTTCGTCGTTTGTGGATCACTCGGATAAACGCAGCAACACGGGTATATAACGTATTCAATAGTTATAGTAAATTAATACACAATCTGTCCAAGAAGGAATTGATTCTTAATCGTAAAATGCTTGCACAAGTAGCTGTATCAAATCCAAATAATCTTTACACGATTTCCAATAAAATAAGGACTATCAATTAA